The sequence below is a genomic window from Lytechinus variegatus isolate NC3 chromosome 3, Lvar_3.0, whole genome shotgun sequence.
TCTAAGTGTCAAATCACCAACATAAATCAGGTGAgtgtcatattcattcatttcagtATTCTcatttctcaaagatatatagtactattttttttgtgtgtatgtgaAAGATAGAGCTGTGTTTGAAGCTCCTTGATGAGACCTGGAAACTTGGCTGCAGATCTAACTATGCATTTTAATAGGTAAGATATAAGAAAAATACCATGCCCGTCGCGATATCGTTAGCAGACGCTAAGATATGCCACGTTATAGTATACACCGTTATTGCTGTTTATGACAATAGTTTTTAAGTTCAGTGCAGCTAGACAGCAGCCCCAGCAGCTAATAGAAGTCAGCTCCATGCATGCCTCTAATTAAATAGCTGAACTGTAAAATAATATCGACTGACGATTTGGATAAtaactagttttttttttaatgtttcagaGAATTTTGTGATATGCAGTTCCAACGTCCACCATGCACGACCGCGTATACCTCCGGGTACCactatactactactcctactgctCCTTTCATATTCTCAACCTTTCATAAgaatcaggggagcgtttcatcaatattttcatccgacaagttgtcagatctgacatctttccatgatttcgattggctgagaggcagtgttctatggtaactgtcggataaaatgggacttgtcggataaatcgtctgacaagtcctttcatgaaacgctccccaggtgaaCTGAAGAAAAGCAGTGCCATACTACTTCttctctactactactactatactactactactactactaccactactactactactactactactactactactactactactactactacttctactacaactaTTACCAGGGGCATATCCAGCCCTTTGCctataggggggggggatgggccAAATTTTTTCAACCATATTTTctccgatcggccgctcaaagttgattttttgtttgtttctttgaaaggggtAGTCCTACAGCCACtgtttagctttattcttataaaactaCATAAAATGCGATAATCTCATAAACGAAGCGCGAGCCAATATtgttttggaaatttcatatattttgtcctggaaattgaacattctgggcaatgtttgtgatcctgaacaagctGAGTATGTAATAGATAATCACCGCGAGTGCGAAGCACGAGCAGGAAGTTATAAACCAAACCCAGGTTATCTGAAAGTGACCTGTTAAGtcttttttgcagttagccatgaagaggATCTTTCGACAATTAAATTAcagcgaaattttttgacattccgacctaaaaagggccattctaagcactttttgtaatcatgagcGGGTATGTGTATAAACAATCGATGCaatcgcgaagcgcgagcagcaAAAAAAGATTTCAGACCTCAAAACGGGACACTTTATTCATGTTTCGAGgattatgaaaatgatgggTAATTGGCTATCTTCCCACATTAATGATGCAAGTGCagagcgcaagcagaaatttttgatattctccTCTGAAACGGATAATTTAAGCACGTTTTAGATAAAGAACAAGCTACGTATCTCAATAAATATGCGTGCACgtattttagatttagacctagaatctgggcattctgaatacgatttttaaaatgttttaaaatcaataatacgagcgcgaagcgcgagctgaaaatatttgatattccgacctaagAAAGGGTCAATTTCAGCCCTATTTCAAGCACTATATAGGAGAATTGTAAAGTGAATGTGAATCACACTTAATAAaagatgtgagcgcgaagcgcgaccttgatatttttttattatcattttgaccCAGTACCGCCGTGACAATCTAAGGACAttgtgtcatcatatgaaaatgatgactattcCTAaacgcgagatgaaacttgcgatattccattctgaaaagggGACATTTCAGTTATTAGGAATAtttaattcaagaaaatatttttatcttctttattaatctaataatcCCAATGAGTGCACAGACTTTGTTGATAAtaaggcctgaaaactggacatttaaagcacttttatTAATATGAATAGGCGGCACAGATTATTATATTTAATGCAATTTTATGCATGCACTACtagactactactactactacaactactactactgcttctacttttatactactactatactactactactactactgctactactactactactattacttctactcctactactattactatacaTCAATGACCACTGCTTCCTACATATATTATCAACCTCTCATAAGAATCAGTTTAACTTCAGGAAGAAAAGCAGTGCTATATAaaactgctgctactacttccattactactactactactactactactgcttctacttttatactactactactactactactactactactactactactactactactactactgcttctacttttatactactactactactactactactacttatggaagcttaaaagtgccaccgagatgttgagataattatctcgggaagtcgacatcttgatagcaaaagttaagatgacgagatcccagatctcatcatgtcaacatctttaagaagagatgatgagatgacaagatcctggatctcatcatgtcaacatctttaagaagagatgatgagatgacaagatcccggatctcatcatgttgacatcttgtagaagagatgatgagatgacaagatcccggatctcatcatgtcaacatcttttagaagagatgatgagatgacaagatcctggaacttatcatgtcaacatcttttagaagagatgatgagatgacgagatctcggatctcatcatgttgacatcttgtagaagagatgatgagatgacaagatcctggaacttatcatgtcaacatcttttagaagagatgatgagatgacgagatctcggatctcatcatgttgacatcttgtagaagagatgatcagatgacgagatcttggatctcgtcatgtctacatccagtggaagagatgatcagatgtcatgatctcgtaactcgtcatgtctacatctttaagaagagatgattagatgacatgatcatggatcgaagatcttgtcatctgaccatttcttctaaaagatgtcaacatgacgagatccgggatcttgtcatctgatcatctcttctaaaagatgtcgacatgatgagatccgggatcttgtcatctgatcatctcatctacaagatgttgacatgatgagatcctggatcttgtcatctcatcgtctattctacaagatgttgacaagatgagatccgggatcttgtcatctcgtcatctcttctaaaatatgacgacatgacgagatccgggatcttgtcatctcatcatctcttctaaaagatgtcaatatgatgagatccgggatcttgtcatctcatcatctcttctaaaagatgttgacatgatgagatccgggatcttgtcatctcatcatctcttctaaaagatgtcgacatgatgagatctgggatctcgtcatcttatcttttgctatcaagatgtcgacttcccgagataattatctcaacatctcggtggcacttttaagcttccataactactactactattactattacctctactactactactactattcaATGACTACCACTGCTTCCTACATAATTTTTATGTTATCAACCTCTCATAAGAATCAGTTTAACTTCAGGAAGAAAAGCAGTGCTATATAaaactgctgctactacttcatactactactactactaccactactaccactactactactactacattaCAAGCACTGCTTCTTATTATCAACCTGTCGTATGAGAATCAGTTAAACTGAAGAAAAGCAATAGCGTATGATCTTTAGGGACAGCGTCGCATATGTGGGGcagaatttaaaaataaatatgaaaatgtaattgtgtgattgattttgacataaaattataatgtttgagaaaaaatagtATCAAGttttcccttttcccttttctcccttcaTGTCGCGAAAGGGGAAGAATATACATTTCTAAAGTGGGTCTTTAGAATTTTTCGaggaaaatattgttcattgccatctttttttttttacaaactgcagTGATAGACGACCATTATGGAATTGGTCGGCATAGGGGCAGCTGCCCCCCAAAGAAACTTTTCACGAAAGTGGCTTGGGGTCGGGCAAAATTATCGTAGtttattattgtatatattaattttcatgGTATTGCTTTTCATACCCTAGGTAAACTGGCACAGGTCCGTCATACCACTGTGTCTGATTTTTAAAGTAATGAAAACTAAAGTGACAAACTTATAGCTGGTTTATTATTCACACAATTTAATTTTCCAtgcatgcaaaatgaatgataatcaATTTGACGTCAAATAATATTGACATTTgcagaaaaagagagaaacatAAAGTAAAGGTTTAGCGAAAATAACTAAAGCATAACATATTTATGACTTGTGAACACACAAGGTTCTATTTTATAATGTCACATGCCAGCCCCCTCCCATATATTTCTCATGTATGCAATATGAAATCCACAAAAGAGTTATTTTCTCAGAAAGTTGGAAATGGTTAACAGTTTACGctttcatgaaaatcagattAAGTTAccattaatcattcattttatccGAAATCTAGGAAGTTGCTCAGATGATGGGACTTCAGCATTTTTGTTCCGATCGAGATTCATATaccaaatatttcattatacatttatgtattttctcAGTTTTCCTCATTTCATGAAAGGGGGACTGGGGAGGAAGCGTTTTGTGgccaaaaaaataattgattctCACCGACTTCGGACGTTAAAATCCTTGcctctgattggttgagaacaAAATAACACTGCAAACtaatttttcatgaaacgctcccctgcaTGGGCTATAGTAACAAGTAAGAGAATCTTTTGTCATCGGACTACTATTTGTGTTATTTAATATGATAAAATTCACACCTACATGTACCCTTTCATCGAACAAATctcaaatattgtgatttggGTTTTGAAAAATCGTGATggtcatttgattttatttgaaatgagaACACTTGAAATCACACTGGACATTTAGAATTATTGGCACTTTTTGTGGCGTGCATGTTGCAAAGTTTAGAGTCAAATAATTCACCGTTCTATTATAATAGAACAGGCGAATATAGATTGAGTTGTCTTcaataaacatattattaaacaaTATTACAGCGGAAACCCTCTGCAGTTTTTGCAATGATAAAGTCTAGTGCGTCGAGAATTCGGACcacacattttcatattatttcattaatacaCCAGCTTAATCATTTATCTTTGTATCATACGAGGCCATTCTCATAACCgatttaaattgaattttgtcGTGGAACGATTCCCTCATAATAAGCCTATAATATGATTCAAGCTGCATGGTTTTTCTATAATTTGAGAGATTTAGATAAATGTTCAGTAAAGTGTAGATAATTAAAACAGAAATAGTAATGCGCACACGTCCACTCATACGCCCTCATATGcactatatatacatatatatacacacacacacagacacacacacacacacatatatatatatatatattgttcaaaacccaacttcacccgacaaaggaaattataatatggtatggtgtcgaaagtCTGTccatctgacggtcaatcggatcagGGTTACCTTAGCCACTataccgtctctgtggtctagtggttaaggcaccggcgttcaaagctggggcccgggtttgattcccggcagagacatttttcggcatcaccaatttttctaaaaagggtagatagctctggggaacttcgatttaagctacgcctacctttgttctcttcatccatttctttcacacacatattgtacatgtacttccagTCGATTTGGGGATTTATAGTAAGAGAAAATTAAATGTGAAAGAAAGATGAGAGCCCAGAAAGCGATGGAAGTCATCAACTTTATGCCTACCAATGTCAAGAATATATGCCTATGATATATCCCTGCAAGCCAACGATGCATGTATTGCACTCCTTCTATAATACTTCATGTTAAGTTTATCTGCTATTTCTGTTATTTGGTCGTCATGGagttaataaacaaaatagtttcAAATTTCAGCCACCGCATGCATGCATGAAGACGATGTTTGTACCAAACTGTTATTACTTTGGAGGACTTTGATGGTTGTTTTTAGAAGTTGGGTGAAAGATTTCGTGACCCTTCGAAGTTGACAAAGGATCTTAAAATTAAATTGACTGCCACAATCATGACAACGTCTTTATTTCCTCCTCTATATAGAGCTGAAAACATTTGTTTCAGTGTTTTATTCGGTGTTAGTTCGATCGTCTAAGttacactgttaaaataattaaaacaacGCTGTTTTCTATTTTAATCGCATAGTAGtggtttaaacagtttaaacaagtgtttaaaatcttataTTTGAATTCatactttgttgtttaagaacGAACGCATGTTATAGTAGACCTATACATTTCCATCTCTACGAGTTATCTAACTGCTATATTTTTAGCTGCAGTTTGTTTGCTTGTCTCCTAGTTATCAACCCATGAATAGGGGTATTTTTATGTTAGCCTCGACATCTAAATTGATGTTTATGAGATCAGTTTATAAAGTGCCTATCATGACGATGAAGCAACTGAAGTATGTTTCATATAGCAGAACAAGCTCAAATCAGTATGATTAAGAGAAGCCTTTGAAGTAGTTTACCCACTcacgtttttttttgtgtgggtTCTATTATAACGAAGTACAATATATGCACAGTGATCTCGTCTTGTTTGTGGGTCTGTGACGTGAGCAATGTTTGCTAAGTTTCGAAGCACAATAAGCTTGTTATATAAGGCAAAATAACATGCCATGATAAGAAATTAATTTAAGATACCATCTACTGCGGAAGATAGACTTCCTTTATATTTtaatcttcaccaatattttcagATCGGCACAGTACCATAATCAATGAAAAACCACTAATGACATGCGAATCATCATCGAGCCAATTAATCTAATTTTCACCATCGCTGAACATGCATAGTACACAAAGccatcaagaataatcagcattGTATTCCCGCCAACAAGATAGGCATTAGAAAATTGCATAGATATCATAATGTGAATAACATACACGTGCAATTGCATGGAACCATCGGGTGGTGCTTACATACTGACTTGCCAAAATCAAATAGCTTACTCTAGAAAAAATGTAGACTTTAAAATGCCTATTGTCAGgattgtaaatttcattttttcacaaacaggggccgtggaacggttttaaagggggggggggctaaccgCTGACCATGTAAAAATCCCAATCATAATcacttttacgtttttgtacacggttttggaaaaaggtgggggggggggtgaagccccccagcccctacttccgcggcccctgacaAATGAGAGAAGAAGGTGGCCAGACTTTATTTTGTAACAAATGGAGAAAAAACGGGGTAAACAAAACAAGGGTAAAAGTGTCATTGGGAATTGATTATAAGTGAGGAATATCATTGAGCCGTGTCATAGTCTTCTACAAAATACTTACACAGGTTTCAATTAATActgtttcaaatgaaaatggcaAAATAAATTGGTGGAGCAACCTGCGGGCGGATGGACTTTATAAAAGGGGTTTTTTAAAGTTTGCTCTGCCGTTATTAAGGTGGTTTTGTATTAAAATCAGGGGTCGTGATTATGCAGCAAAATATAAATGTGTCAACGAAAACGCTAACTAGTTTTCACCTCAAGAAAACGACTACAATACTCATTACATATCGTGGAATATAATTGTATGAAAACGTCTCACATGGCGAAATCTTTCTTGGCAACGGCACAAATAAATTAATGTAGCTTCTCGGAGCCCTGTCAGTGCTGCTCCGACCTCTTATTGGCAGATTATGTGCATTATTTCTTTGGATAAGTACAaacaaaatctttatttttttggatGGGGGGGGATAATGAAACAGCTTCATAATTTCTTTCGCCAATAATCCCAAACTCCTGAATTTTGAGAGCCctttttgtaaaagaaaaatatctaTGACTGGGTCTGGTTATTTTCTGCTCTTCTGGAATGAATAGTGCCAGGCtttcactttcaaaattatgttatgtatttacttatttctttatatttattcttatgtattcttaaaatgtAAACTCACATTGTTAGTCTTTGGACTTTTTGATGAGTATCGTTCAATAAAACCGAAttgaatgtgaaaaaaaaatgataaaaacgtTATTGATATAAATGGAATACAGCAATATAAGGTTTGCGTTTTTCGGATGACTTTGACTTTGGCCAGTAGTTTATAACACTAATATTCATTGATGCGCAACcacaagaaaatacatgtatcatgataCTAAGTTGGTCATTTGTGTAATATCAAGTTTCAATTTTATGAGCTTATCTGATTGTATTGGATTCATGCTATTCCATCTTTCATAatgcatttttgaaaaattatgttgtgttgggggggggggttgttttcCATTTCTGTTTTCACTATTATTTTGCCTGTATATATGCAGTACACTTGATGCAATAATTGTATTGGCCTACTTCAGAAACATCCAAATGGCcttcctttatcatgttttatgaaaatttctTGTCAAGCGTTGTGAATCTCCATTATCCAGGATATGGGCTATAATGTGTTTTGGACTTTAGATATTGATCATTTCTTGTTTACTTTCCTACCAGGATCCTTTCAAGATGTCTGGAGCTGCAGATGATGATTCAGCACCATCGATCAGCACACCTCAGTCTCCCGAGGGTACAGATGGAGCACCGGATGTGACAGTGACTGAAAGCAAGCCAGATACCCCCCATAGCAATGCAGAAGAGGAGGATGCATCAAAAGGCCAATCAAAGAGTGAGACTCAAACAGAACCAGGAAATGAGGATGGTGAAACATCAAAACTAGAAGATGCTCCACCAACAGACAATGCTGCACCAGTGGATGAAAAGAATGTAGGACCATCCGGTGAAGAGAATACTGAGAACAAGGAGGATGCAGTTGACGGAACAATCAAAGCGGAAGATACACCTGCAGATGGTGAAGCAGAGCAAAGTGCCCAGCAGGAAACTCCTCCTACCACTGAGGAGGAGAAAGGTGAGCCTGCACCAGAGACAGGGGAGACTGAAGCTGTTAAACAGGAGGATGTTGAACCTGGAGGACAGGATGATGAAGCACAAGCACAGCCAAATGATACAGAGCAGAAGGAAAATGACATGGGGGATGTTGTTGAGGGTGAAGAGGCCAAAGAGCCAGCAAAGGAAGATGGTGTGGCAGTAACTGAAGACAGTGCCAAGGATGAAGAAAAAACAGATGAAGTGGGTTCTGTTGACCAAAAAATCTCAGAGAATGAGAGCGAAAATGTTGCAGACACTGGTGCAGATGAGGGTGAAAATGCCAAAGACAATGTTAAAGATGAGCAACCAGCACAAAGCACAGAGTCAGAACCAACAACTGATGTTCCAGAAAGTGATACCAGGGAGACACAATCGAATGCAGATGACACCCCTCAAGAAACTGAGAACCCAACAACAGAAGCATCAAATGAGAATGTAGGGAATGAACCTACGTCAGGGAATGTTGAGGACATGAATAATGAATGTGCTAAGGACAATGCTGAATCAAAACCAGAAGACACCATTGCAAACACGAATACTAGTGATGTTTCTCCAAACTCTGGAGAAAGTACAGAACAAGTGGAACTCTCTGAGTTAGACTCTGTGAAGTTGGAAAATGATCACTTGAAGGGAAGAGTTAAAGAGCTTGAGGAAGAGATAGAGGGAATTAAAGAAGGGcgaaaggaaggaataaaaatCCAAGCAGCTTACCTTGCTCGGGAAGTCAGTCAACAGCAAGATACCGAAAAATACCTCAGAGAGAAACTTGCAGAGGTAAGCACAGTAGagtatatattcatatacttGCTTAACtatattatcgtcatcatcaccaccattgtTATTACAAAGTTGACATTTAAGTAAAGGATttactaaaaaataattttttgaatcTCAGTTGTGATGCCATTATTCATACTCTGTATATGTATAATTTTTGTCAGCTACAAACTGGTATGTTGAGGTTTTATACAGCTACATGTACGTCATTGCATAGTGGGTGTATCCCAATTATCCTGCATACAGGGTGACTGGGTTTAAATCCAGCCACAGCAAGTTTTTGAAGACCTTATAATTATTGTCacttttcacctttttaaaaGATGAATGGCTATTGAATGATGCAGGGGTGATAATGGTAGCATGGCTATCACGTATTAACAGTGCATATTCATGAAGCTACCATCAGTAAACACTTAAACTTTTGCTATTGTTGATAGCCCTGTTATAATCATCAATCAGCATCAAAATCAGCATCAACATGACTGTTACTACCACTataatcataatcaccatcactCTAACCATCAGTGACAATAAGTTTTTATTGAAAGCAAACATAAGGTTATGATTAGTTATCCAGTGCTTAGTGATAGtttgtttcatttcaattaGACAATggaattacctttttttaaagagCAATTTTGATTTTACCTTCCCAATCATATAGAATCTgcaagagaaagaagaaagtgacCAACGGGTGAAAGATATGCAGCTACGCCTCAAGCGATTCGCCAAGGATGATCAGGCGAAAGACACCCGGTTAGCCAAGATGGAGAAAGAGCTTCGTGAAGTAACGCATGAGGTTCAGATCTTGGAGAATATGTTGGATGAAGACACACTTCGTATGGTGCGGGAGCAAAAATCAGGTGGAAATGTCAATGGACCAAGCATTgcaggaaaaaagaaaggaccTGCTTCACCTCCTCCACCACAATCAAAGACTTGTGTTATTTTGTGAAACTCTTCATTTAACTCATAGATATATATTAGTGTGGATGCTTGTAATGTGAATGAGAATGGTAAGGGTGCCAAACAGGTGACAACAAACAAGATAGATATTGTAtaaaaagatgaagagaattTACAAAGAATAGTTTAGGAAAGAACAGCATGGTCCTGTCTTTCAAAGAgtcgcaactatggaaatccagctttgtcaacatctaaaattacatatttgttcaattgttttcttgacagttcagtatgcttctcttagTTTTTAtaggacattgagcaaatttcctgtagaaaaatttatgacattgatggattttcatatacttgagttgagattgattggatcaattaaAACTCTTTGTTAGATGGGGCCCAGTACTACATGATATAAGAGATTAAATCATATCTTAAGATTAATAAACCATGTCCCATAGGTTAAGATTGAATGATGAAACTTGGATTGATTTATTCAGGGGCAGCAAAAATTGAGGGAaagata
It includes:
- the LOC121409947 gene encoding dentin sialophosphoprotein-like, producing MSGAADDDSAPSISTPQSPEGTDGAPDVTVTESKPDTPHSNAEEEDASKGQSKSETQTEPGNEDGETSKLEDAPPTDNAAPVDEKNVGPSGEENTENKEDAVDGTIKAEDTPADGEAEQSAQQETPPTTEEEKGEPAPETGETEAVKQEDVEPGGQDDEAQAQPNDTEQKENDMGDVVEGEEAKEPAKEDGVAVTEDSAKDEEKTDEVGSVDQKISENESENVADTGADEGENAKDNVKDEQPAQSTESEPTTDVPESDTRETQSNADDTPQETENPTTEASNENVGNEPTSGNVEDMNNECAKDNAESKPEDTIANTNTSDVSPNSGESTEQVELSELDSVKLENDHLKGRVKELEEEIEGIKEGRKEGIKIQAAYLAREVSQQQDTEKYLREKLAENLQEKEESDQRVKDMQLRLKRFAKDDQAKDTRLAKMEKELREVTHEVQILENMLDEDTLRMVREQKSGGNVNGPSIAGKKKGPASPPPPQSKTCVIL